The Pseudoxanthomonas suwonensis sequence GCGCCAGCGCATGGGCGAGGTGCTGCAGCGGCTGGACGACGGCAAGTTCCACCGCTTCGAGACCCTGTTCACCGCCGAGGAAGGCAAGCTCGGGGTGCTGGTGACCTTCCTCTCGCTGCTGGAACTGGCCAAGGAGCAGTTGCTGGACATCGTCCAGGACGCACCGCTGGCACCGATCTACGTCAAGTCGCTGGCGATCGGCAACACCAACGAACCGCTGCAGTTCCACAGCGAGTTCGACGACGGCGACGCCGCCAACGAGCCGGCCGCGGGCTGACCGCCCGTGCCGCCCATCCACCAGACCCTGCGAGATCCATGGACCAGGCGCTGATCAACCGTATCGTCGAGGCCGCATTGCTGGCCGCCAACCAGCCGCTGGCGCTGGCCCAGCTGCACGCGCTGTTCCCCGAGGACGCCCCGGCGCCGCCCGGCAGCGTCGAGGCCGCGCTCGAGCAGCTGGCCGAGGCCTGCGCCGACCGTGGCGTGGAACTGGTCGAGGTCGCCTCCGGCTTCCGCTACCAGGTCAAGGCCGAGGTGCACGGCTGGGTCGCGCGGCTGTGGACCGAGCGCAAGACCAAGTACACCCGTGCCACCCTGGAGACCCTGGCGCTGATCGCCTACCGCCAGCCGATCACCCGCGGCGAGATCGAGCAGGTCCGCGGCGTGGCGGTGAGCAGCAACATCATCCAGGCGCTGGAGGAGCGCGAGTGGATCCGCGTGGTCGGCCACCGCGACGTGCCCGGCAGGCCGGCGCTGTACGGCACCACCAAGGGCTTCCTCGACTACTTCGGGCTCAAGCGCCTGGACGAACTGCCGCCGCTGTCGGAACTGAAGGACATCGGCGAACTGGAACCGCAGCTGCCGCTGGATCCGGAAGCGGCGCCGGCGCAGGCCGGCATCGCCCGCGACAACGACGACGATGCCGGTACCGCCGGCGGCCAGGACGATGCACCGCAGGCTGACGCGGCGGCGCAGGACGACAGCGTGCAATCCGGCGACGCCGGTTCGGCACCCGATGCCGCGCCGGACGTCGACGCCGGCGCGCAAGAAGACCCGGCCGGCGCCGCTGCCGGCGACGACACCAGCCCCGCATCCGTTCCCGACGACGTGGCCGACGCTGCCGACGCCGGGGAAGACACCGATACTCCCTCCCCGCCAGAGGCCGACGACGCCTCCGGCGATCCCGAAACCCAGGCCACGGAAGACACCGACGGCCGGAGCAAGATCCATGACTGATTCAACCCCCCGCAAGCCCCTCGGCAAGCTGTCGCTGAAGCGCGGCGAAGAAGCCGCCGCTCCCGCCAAGCTCGAGGAACGCCTGCACAAGGTCCTGGCCCAGGCCGGGCTCGGCTCGCGCCGCGCGCTGGAGCAGCGCATCGCCGACGGCCTGGTCAAGGTCAACGGCGAGGTCGCCCAGGTCGGCCAGAGCATCCGCAGCGGCGACCGCGTCGAGCTCGATGGCAAGGCCTTCGTCGCCTCGGCGCTGACCGAGCCTGCGCGCGTTCTGGTCTACAACAAGCCCGAGGGCGAAGTGACCACCCGCGAGGATCCCGAGGGCCGCCCGACCATCTTCGAGGCGCTGCCGCGGCTGAAGGGCGCGCGCTGGATCGCGGTCGGCCGCCTGGACATCAACACCACCGGCCTGCTGCTGCTGACCACCGACGGCGAGATCGCCAACGCGATGATGCACCCCTCGCACGAGGTCGAGCGCGAGTACGTGGTGCGCGTGCGCGCGCCGGAAGGCCAGGACAGCGTGCCGGACAACCTCGTCGACCGCCTCGCCCGCGGCGTGGCGCTGGAGGACGGCCCGGCCAAGTTCGATCGGATCGAGCGCATCGGCGGCACCAGCACACCCGGTGAGAGCCGGCACGACTGGTTCAGCGTGGTGGTCAAGGAAGGCCGCAACCGCGAAGTGCGGCGCCTGTGGGAATCGCAGGGCTGCCAGGTCAGCCGGCTCAAGCGCGTGCGCTACGGCAGCATCAGCCTGCCGCGCGAACTGCTGCGCGGCCAGTCGCAGGAACTGCCGGCGCCGCAGGTCGAAGCGCTGCGCAAGGAACTGGCGCTGGAGGACAACAGCGCCTCGACCCTGACCCTGCAGCCGGTGATCGGCCAGCGCCGCGCGGCCAAGTCGACCGTGCACGTCGGCCGCGAGCGCGGTCCCGGCCAGGCCTACGTCAACGGCCACAACACCGCCGACGAAGGCCGCGAGCTGCGCCGCTTCGACCACGTGCGCGAAGACCGCCGCGGCGGCCGCGGCGGCAAGAAGCCACATGGCGGGCTGACAGTGAGCGGCGAAATGGCAGCCAAGCAGTCGCAGAAGCCGTTCAAGCAGCGCAAGCAGAAGGGCCCCAAGCCGCTGCCGGACGGCAACCCGGCCGCGTTCCGCAGCTGGTACGTGCCCGAGGGCGTGAGCACCGGCCCCAGCGGCCACCGCAACGCCGGTCCCGGCGGCAAGCCGCGCTACGGCAAGCCGGGAGGTGGCGCTGGCGGCGGCGGCGGACAGGGCCAAGGCCAGGGCCAGGGTCCGCGCAAGAACGCCCGCCCCTACGGCCATCCCGGCAGCGCCCCGCACTTCCCGTCCGACCACGCCACCCCGGGCGGCCACCCGCAGGACCGCAATCGCGGACCGCGCGGCAACAATGCCCGCCCCGGCGGACCGCGGCCGGCCGGTCGGCCGGGCGGCGGACCGCGTCCGGGCGGCAACCGCCCCGGTGGCGCCCCGCGCGGCGGCAACCGCGGGCCGCGCGGCCAGGGCTGAGTCCCGCACGCGCGGACGCGCGACGCCATCGTGCGGGATGGACGGTCGGAAGCAGGCTTGCCAGACTGCCCGACCATGACCCTGCGACCGTGGCGTCCGCTCGCCCTCCTGCTGATGCTGCACGCGGCGCCCGCCACGTCGCAGCCGGCTCCCGTCCACTTTCCCGCGTTCGACTGCGCGCGCGCCGCATCGCCGGTGGAGAAGACGATCTGCGGCGACGCAGACCTGGCCGCGGCCGACCGGCGGATGGCGGTGCTGTACGAGGCGCTGCTGGCCAAGCAGGCCGACCGCACCGACCGCACGGCACTGCGCCGCGAACAGCGGCGCTGGCTGCGCGACGTGCGCAACCGCTGCGCCGACTACGACTGCCTGGTTGCCGCCTACCAGACGCGCAACGCGGAATTGCATCGGCGCAACCGGACGCCGCGGCAGCTGCCGCCATGGCCCACCGCACCCCTGATCGAGCGTCCCATCGCCCGGATCGACGACACCCGCGCCGAGCGCAGGCTGGACCTGCGCAGCGCGGTGCCGCGGCGCCTGCAGCTGGAGCTGCACGTCGACCCGGACGATCATCTTGACTGGACCCTGCCGGGACCGCGGGTGCTGCTTGAATGCACCGATCCCGGTCACCGCGACGGTTATGCCCCCGACTTCCGGCATCAGGCCATGGCCTACGGCGTGGAGTTCACTCCGGTTTGGCGCGCGCTCGCCGCGGCCGGTGAAGAATCCACGGACCCTGCTGTGGCGGAGCGCACCTCACCGCAGCGGGCCTACGGCTTCATCCTGCTGGAACTGGAACTGGGCCGGGACCTGCCGCTGGACCAGGACATCCGCTGCATGGCCGTGTTCACCGAATGGCTGCTCGAGCGGCCGAGCACGCTGTACCTGGTGGACGCCGCCGGCCGCTGAAGGCGGACGCAGCGGCGACGCCCGCGCCCGGGTTCAGCGCGGCTCGATCACGAAGTTGCCGAACGCCACGCCCAGGTCCCAGCCCTTGCCGGTGCCGGCCAGGGCCAGCGAGACCTCGCCCTTGGTCATCACCTGCGCCTTGCTCGACTTGACCGCGCCGGCGTGGGCCTCGGCGGCGGCGTAGGTGCCCAGCGTCTCGCGGATATTGGCAACGCCGGAGAACTCGCCGACGCCGTTCTCGATCCTGGACTTGCCGAAGGTGATGCCGCCGCCCTTGGCGCTGATGCTCACCGGCAGGCGGCTGCCGTCGTCGCAGCTGATCGTGCCGGAGCCCTTGGCGGTCTTGTAGAACGCCGACCAGCCGGACAGGTTGAAGTCCAGCCGGCAATCGACGTCGCCGGCCGCGTGGGCGCTCGGTATGGCGGCCAGGACGAGCAGGCCGGGCAGCGCGATGCGCAGGGACGTGCTCCGCAGGAAACGGGACATGACGACCTCCAGCTGGCGTTGCAAAGGATGGCGCCGAGCATATAGCAGCCCGCGGGGCGGCGGCGTCCGCTGCGCCGCCGGCGGTT is a genomic window containing:
- the scpB gene encoding SMC-Scp complex subunit ScpB yields the protein MDQALINRIVEAALLAANQPLALAQLHALFPEDAPAPPGSVEAALEQLAEACADRGVELVEVASGFRYQVKAEVHGWVARLWTERKTKYTRATLETLALIAYRQPITRGEIEQVRGVAVSSNIIQALEEREWIRVVGHRDVPGRPALYGTTKGFLDYFGLKRLDELPPLSELKDIGELEPQLPLDPEAAPAQAGIARDNDDDAGTAGGQDDAPQADAAAQDDSVQSGDAGSAPDAAPDVDAGAQEDPAGAAAGDDTSPASVPDDVADAADAGEDTDTPSPPEADDASGDPETQATEDTDGRSKIHD
- a CDS encoding pseudouridine synthase — translated: MTDSTPRKPLGKLSLKRGEEAAAPAKLEERLHKVLAQAGLGSRRALEQRIADGLVKVNGEVAQVGQSIRSGDRVELDGKAFVASALTEPARVLVYNKPEGEVTTREDPEGRPTIFEALPRLKGARWIAVGRLDINTTGLLLLTTDGEIANAMMHPSHEVEREYVVRVRAPEGQDSVPDNLVDRLARGVALEDGPAKFDRIERIGGTSTPGESRHDWFSVVVKEGRNREVRRLWESQGCQVSRLKRVRYGSISLPRELLRGQSQELPAPQVEALRKELALEDNSASTLTLQPVIGQRRAAKSTVHVGRERGPGQAYVNGHNTADEGRELRRFDHVREDRRGGRGGKKPHGGLTVSGEMAAKQSQKPFKQRKQKGPKPLPDGNPAAFRSWYVPEGVSTGPSGHRNAGPGGKPRYGKPGGGAGGGGGQGQGQGQGPRKNARPYGHPGSAPHFPSDHATPGGHPQDRNRGPRGNNARPGGPRPAGRPGGGPRPGGNRPGGAPRGGNRGPRGQG
- a CDS encoding lysozyme inhibitor LprI family protein, with product MTLRPWRPLALLLMLHAAPATSQPAPVHFPAFDCARAASPVEKTICGDADLAAADRRMAVLYEALLAKQADRTDRTALRREQRRWLRDVRNRCADYDCLVAAYQTRNAELHRRNRTPRQLPPWPTAPLIERPIARIDDTRAERRLDLRSAVPRRLQLELHVDPDDHLDWTLPGPRVLLECTDPGHRDGYAPDFRHQAMAYGVEFTPVWRALAAAGEESTDPAVAERTSPQRAYGFILLELELGRDLPLDQDIRCMAVFTEWLLERPSTLYLVDAAGR